One window of Arthrobacter oryzae genomic DNA carries:
- a CDS encoding 3-isopropylmalate dehydrogenase: MSASTINLAVIPGDGIGPEVIAEALKVMEKVVAAEGVTLDQTHYKLGAQHWLETGETLPEEVLSDLRTRDAILFGAVGAAPGDTRIPSGIIEREMLLKLRFSLDHFVNLRPSRLFGSVGSPLANPGEIDFIVVREGTEGPYVGNGGTLRAGTKHEVATEVSLNTAHGVERVVRDAFRRASERPRKHVTLVHKHNVLVFAGHLWKRTVEAVAQEFPDVTHDYLHIDAATIFMVTDPARFDVIVTDNLFGDIITDLAAAVTGGIGLAASGNINMERTAPSMFEPVHGSAPDIAGQQKADPTAAILSAALLLDHLGYADAAKKIEAAVIADVESRDGRERATSEVGDAIAAAL, from the coding sequence ATGAGCGCATCCACGATTAATCTGGCAGTCATCCCCGGCGACGGCATCGGCCCCGAGGTCATCGCCGAAGCCTTGAAGGTGATGGAGAAAGTTGTGGCCGCCGAAGGCGTCACCCTGGACCAGACCCACTATAAGCTCGGAGCCCAGCACTGGCTCGAGACGGGCGAAACCCTCCCGGAGGAAGTCCTCAGCGATCTCCGCACCCGGGACGCCATCCTGTTCGGCGCCGTCGGTGCGGCCCCCGGTGACACCCGGATCCCGTCCGGCATCATCGAGCGTGAGATGCTGCTGAAGCTTCGCTTCAGCCTTGACCACTTCGTCAATCTTCGCCCGTCCCGCCTGTTCGGCAGCGTGGGCAGCCCGCTTGCCAATCCCGGCGAGATTGACTTCATTGTGGTCCGCGAAGGCACCGAAGGTCCCTACGTCGGCAACGGTGGCACGCTGCGTGCCGGGACCAAGCACGAGGTCGCCACGGAAGTATCGCTGAATACCGCCCACGGCGTCGAGCGTGTGGTCCGCGACGCGTTCCGCCGGGCCAGCGAACGCCCGCGCAAGCATGTCACCCTCGTCCACAAGCACAATGTGCTGGTGTTCGCCGGCCACCTGTGGAAGCGCACCGTGGAAGCCGTGGCGCAGGAGTTCCCTGACGTCACGCATGACTACCTGCACATTGACGCCGCCACCATCTTCATGGTCACCGACCCTGCCCGCTTCGACGTCATCGTCACGGACAACCTTTTTGGTGACATCATCACCGACCTCGCCGCGGCCGTCACGGGCGGCATCGGCCTCGCGGCCTCGGGCAACATCAACATGGAACGCACCGCGCCGTCCATGTTCGAGCCGGTCCACGGATCCGCCCCTGACATCGCCGGCCAGCAGAAGGCTGATCCGACGGCGGCGATCCTGTCCGCTGCCCTGCTCCTGGACCACCTCGGCTATGCCGATGCAGCGAAGAAGATCGAGGCGGCAGTCATTGCCGACGTCGAAAGCCGCGATGGCCGGGAGCGCGCCACCAGCGAGGTCGGCGACGCAATCGCCGCCGCCCTTTAG
- a CDS encoding class F sortase, with amino-acid sequence MVRDHWNRRKHSAVVRGPVLSLRDLLVLAVCIAGLLGAWLVYGVTGPGSQGAPAAGEPAAVVLSESRPEPDDAAREPAPATEQATLPPVPLADGGTSAPPPAPLYPAAAAPQRITYPAAGMDVVVHPLEPQSVDAASHSIVPPETMDGYWLANLGTPGDGSVNTSYVIGHSWEGLDAPFNHLSSAAAAGDELTVTTSTGAMTYRVDSVTTYTKATLKDSPIWAVVPNRLVLISCYTEDPWGKNVAVVASPVSGQ; translated from the coding sequence ATGGTCCGTGACCACTGGAACCGGCGCAAGCATTCCGCCGTCGTCCGCGGCCCCGTCCTGAGCTTGAGGGACCTTTTGGTGCTCGCCGTCTGCATTGCCGGGCTACTGGGAGCCTGGCTGGTGTACGGCGTAACCGGCCCCGGCAGCCAGGGGGCACCTGCTGCCGGGGAACCGGCGGCGGTAGTCCTGTCGGAGAGCCGGCCGGAGCCGGACGACGCAGCACGGGAGCCAGCACCGGCCACGGAACAGGCCACGCTGCCTCCCGTCCCGCTGGCCGACGGCGGGACATCCGCGCCGCCGCCTGCTCCTTTGTATCCCGCTGCAGCCGCACCGCAACGGATTACGTACCCCGCCGCCGGCATGGACGTTGTGGTGCACCCCCTGGAACCGCAGTCCGTCGACGCCGCGAGCCACAGCATCGTGCCGCCGGAGACGATGGACGGTTACTGGCTCGCGAACCTCGGGACGCCGGGGGACGGCTCCGTGAATACGAGCTACGTCATCGGCCACAGCTGGGAGGGGCTGGATGCGCCGTTCAACCACCTGAGTTCCGCCGCCGCGGCAGGAGACGAGCTGACGGTCACCACGTCGACCGGTGCCATGACCTACCGGGTGGACTCGGTCACCACCTATACCAAGGCGACCCTGAAAGACAGCCCCATCTGGGCGGTGGTGCCCAACCGGCTGGTGCTCATCAGCTGCTATACCGAGGATCCGTGGGGCAAGAATGTTGCCGTCGTGGCCTCGCCAGTATCGGGGCAATGA
- the metG gene encoding methionine--tRNA ligase: MSSSAQTPFYITTAITYPNGVPHIGHAYEYIATDAMARFKRLDGYDVFFLTGTDEHGMKIAQTAEKEGITPKELVDRNAEIYKAAHSALGISYDRFIRTTDEDHYAASQAIWKKMEANGDIYLSKYEGWYSVRDEAYYVEDETVVKEDGLRYSRETDTELTWTAEESYFFRLSAYQDKLLALYEAHPEFGAPQSRFNEVISFVKRGLEDLSISRTTFDWGVPVPGNDKHVMYVWVDALTNYLTGVGYPDTDSESFRKFWPADVHVIGKDISRFHAIYWPAFLMSAGLELPRRIMIHGFLNNNGVKMSKSLGNVVAPSDFVAQYGLDQVRFFFLREVPFGADGSYSHEAIVGRMNSDLANNFGNLAQRSLSMVAKNCEGRVPVPGAFTAEDTALLAQANGLLDAARAAFEKQEFSRALEAIWGVLGDTNAYFAEQAPWVLRKTDVERMNTVLYVTLEVLRIVAILVQPVMPTASAALLGTLGQPDGDARRFDAIATPLVPGTELPAPAPIFPKYEEPAEA, encoded by the coding sequence GTGTCGTCTTCAGCCCAGACCCCGTTCTACATCACCACTGCCATCACGTACCCCAACGGCGTGCCGCACATCGGCCACGCGTACGAGTACATCGCCACCGATGCGATGGCCCGGTTCAAGCGCCTGGACGGTTATGACGTCTTCTTCCTGACGGGCACGGACGAGCACGGTATGAAGATCGCGCAGACGGCCGAGAAGGAAGGGATCACCCCCAAGGAACTGGTGGACCGGAACGCCGAAATCTACAAGGCTGCCCATTCCGCCCTGGGCATCTCGTACGACCGCTTCATCCGGACCACGGACGAAGACCACTACGCCGCGTCCCAGGCCATCTGGAAGAAGATGGAGGCCAACGGTGACATTTACCTGTCCAAATACGAGGGCTGGTACTCGGTCCGCGACGAGGCGTACTACGTCGAAGACGAGACCGTGGTCAAGGAAGACGGCCTGCGCTACTCGCGGGAGACGGACACCGAACTGACATGGACGGCTGAGGAGAGCTACTTCTTCCGGCTCTCGGCCTACCAGGACAAGCTGCTGGCGCTCTACGAGGCACATCCTGAATTCGGCGCCCCGCAGTCCCGGTTCAACGAGGTCATCAGCTTCGTCAAGCGCGGACTGGAGGACCTCTCCATCAGCCGCACGACGTTCGACTGGGGTGTTCCGGTTCCGGGCAACGACAAGCACGTGATGTACGTGTGGGTGGATGCGCTGACCAACTACCTCACGGGCGTGGGCTACCCGGACACGGACTCGGAGTCGTTCAGGAAGTTCTGGCCGGCAGATGTCCACGTGATCGGCAAAGACATTTCCCGGTTCCACGCCATCTACTGGCCGGCTTTCCTGATGAGCGCCGGTCTGGAGCTGCCCAGGCGGATCATGATCCACGGCTTCCTGAACAACAACGGCGTCAAGATGTCCAAGTCGCTGGGCAACGTGGTGGCGCCGTCGGATTTCGTGGCCCAGTACGGCCTGGACCAGGTGCGTTTCTTCTTCCTGCGTGAGGTGCCCTTCGGTGCCGACGGCAGCTACAGCCATGAAGCCATCGTGGGCCGGATGAACTCGGACCTCGCCAACAATTTCGGCAACCTGGCACAGCGTTCTTTGTCCATGGTCGCCAAGAACTGCGAGGGCAGGGTCCCGGTCCCCGGCGCCTTCACGGCGGAGGACACAGCCCTGCTGGCCCAGGCCAACGGGTTGCTGGATGCCGCCCGGGCAGCGTTCGAGAAACAGGAATTCAGCCGTGCCCTGGAGGCGATCTGGGGCGTCCTGGGCGACACCAACGCGTACTTCGCCGAGCAGGCGCCGTGGGTCCTGCGGAAGACCGACGTCGAGCGCATGAACACCGTGCTCTACGTGACCCTCGAGGTGCTCCGGATCGTGGCCATCCTGGTCCAGCCGGTCATGCCGACGGCGTCTGCCGCGCTTCTGGGGACACTCGGCCAGCCCGACGGCGACGCCCGCCGCTTCGATGCGATCGCCACGCCGCTGGTTCCCGGCACGGAGCTTCCCGCCCCGGCGCCGATCTTCCCGAAGTATGAGGAGCCGGCCGAGGCGTAA
- a CDS encoding ABC transporter ATP-binding protein, whose product MNNDLNLDRIPQDDAGDGSLQTRANTILKAADHGTPLELSNITIRYGGQKGGADAVNVVEGFDLTLHAGEMHCVAGRSGSGKTSILTVGAGLTLPTSGRVFWEGQSLESMGDDEIADRRRALIGYVDQGGALIDGMSALENVLLPAVPDGEVDQRRDMAKDLLDLVGLGRRMRHRPAQLSGGERQRVAIARALILGTRVLVVDEPTASLDRTSANRIISILKDTTSDGIAVLVASHDHELVRLSDTLTELI is encoded by the coding sequence ATGAACAACGACCTGAATCTCGACCGGATTCCCCAGGATGACGCCGGGGACGGCTCGCTCCAGACCCGTGCCAACACCATCCTGAAGGCCGCAGACCACGGGACCCCGCTGGAACTGAGCAACATCACCATCCGCTACGGCGGGCAGAAGGGCGGGGCCGACGCCGTCAACGTCGTCGAGGGCTTTGACCTGACCCTCCACGCCGGGGAAATGCACTGCGTTGCCGGCCGAAGCGGTTCCGGTAAGACCAGCATCCTGACCGTCGGCGCGGGACTCACGCTGCCGACGTCGGGCCGGGTCTTCTGGGAGGGCCAGTCCCTCGAGAGCATGGGCGACGACGAGATCGCCGACCGCCGTCGGGCCCTGATCGGCTACGTCGACCAGGGCGGTGCCCTGATCGACGGCATGAGCGCGCTCGAGAACGTGCTGCTGCCGGCCGTTCCGGACGGCGAAGTTGACCAGCGCCGGGACATGGCCAAGGACCTCCTTGACCTCGTTGGCCTGGGGCGCCGCATGCGCCACCGCCCGGCCCAGCTCTCCGGCGGCGAGCGTCAGCGGGTGGCGATCGCGCGTGCCCTGATCCTGGGCACACGCGTGCTGGTGGTCGACGAACCTACGGCGAGCCTGGACCGCACCTCGGCCAACCGAATCATCAGCATCCTGAAGGACACCACGTCCGACGGAATTGCCGTGCTGGTGGCGTCACATGACCACGAACTTGTCCGTCTCAGCGATACCCTGACCGAACTGATCTAG
- a CDS encoding ABC transporter permease → MNAVQRFIRSRVLLLTAAILIVAMCLSVLVQGQSQAALNRTVDQNSRGLYDILVQAKAGSGGVLMQPEIANGQGGISFDQLDGIRKLSGTSVAAPISLVSRVSQNLESPRLDAMDYLGFNAGLVGTATAGEPGGTDPSKWPAAESVLSDEAKKYRMTASAVSSDGQSEQTLFKSMAEGSLGKARLIEEQTAGGKSIRIAGAEGETGIKFPAPAGGSEHNLFNLSVSLPLAPQVTESVVAVDPVSERALLGTAGDFLAPLEKAPPADARNAGAIGRHFESLFTTGISMEELEEGPDFLGVKLKYWAPLMTQYQQAKRNGQLTADSQAIPLIVRSGTSLDLKYSVKIEEIDDSGNVVKDVGTVTRSLDKDYLPFVSKSPFALSWPGSQDYSQLLGNTGNFSQGLYNPATWSTDFASAPKYTDGSTAGNGAVDKTATPGEWVTVNRLPEKGANNAPVDQTQREPVDERSYRESLETGTKVAAPLAMVYGTFDADKVQEAAGDINRLPLGGYDPSPMTLTEDAQGNKVEDTELKPSLSATGLVSQSAGAITDYYGLAAARGYEDNASVIDAVRVRAKAPGSWKESQPEVEQLADEIRDMGLEATVVAGSAREDANIFVPGYSKDGAGKESALGTVTQSWVRQDAADAVSGSLTGTNITLLFLTLCGAALLTGASTVSYIRQRRREAGTLRAMGWTQNRIRSWVLAEFAVGAALLAIAGTILSLVSWNLATVIVSASVLVLYAAAAYFAARQLRHRDEVDQEPQHDERLIAVDSPLTFANRQLSTNKFNTISLAVAVGVFGAAVGGLIALLIDIPRAAGASALSGLAAASVALPSIILALSGVAVGLVLTLVTGRFELQAKRQYLGTLEAMGWNPDMLGQVRLFENALVGTVALPLGVVGALGIGLLLAPYAALWAALAGLVAVLCWIPIATKVVQ, encoded by the coding sequence ATGAACGCCGTCCAGAGGTTCATCAGAAGCCGAGTGCTTTTGCTGACCGCGGCCATTTTGATCGTCGCCATGTGTTTGTCCGTCCTCGTCCAGGGCCAGTCACAGGCTGCGCTCAACCGTACAGTTGACCAGAATTCCCGCGGACTCTATGACATCCTGGTCCAGGCCAAAGCAGGCTCCGGCGGAGTGCTGATGCAGCCGGAAATCGCCAACGGCCAGGGTGGCATCAGTTTCGACCAGCTGGATGGCATCAGGAAGCTCTCGGGCACCTCGGTGGCCGCTCCGATCAGCCTGGTGTCACGCGTCTCGCAAAACCTCGAGTCCCCCCGGCTCGACGCCATGGACTACCTCGGATTCAACGCCGGCCTTGTGGGCACGGCGACCGCCGGGGAGCCGGGCGGAACGGACCCCAGCAAGTGGCCGGCGGCGGAATCGGTCTTGTCCGACGAGGCGAAGAAGTACCGGATGACGGCCAGTGCCGTTAGTTCGGACGGCCAGTCCGAACAGACCCTGTTCAAGTCCATGGCCGAAGGATCCCTCGGCAAGGCCAGGCTCATCGAAGAGCAGACGGCCGGCGGCAAGAGCATCCGCATCGCAGGCGCCGAAGGGGAAACCGGCATCAAATTCCCGGCTCCGGCCGGAGGCTCCGAGCACAACCTCTTCAACCTGTCCGTGTCGCTTCCGCTGGCGCCGCAGGTGACTGAGTCCGTCGTCGCCGTCGACCCCGTGTCCGAGCGCGCGCTGCTGGGCACGGCAGGCGACTTCCTGGCGCCCCTCGAAAAGGCGCCGCCGGCGGACGCCCGGAACGCCGGGGCCATCGGCCGTCATTTCGAGAGCCTCTTCACTACCGGCATCAGCATGGAGGAGCTCGAGGAAGGGCCGGACTTCCTCGGCGTCAAACTCAAGTACTGGGCGCCCCTGATGACGCAGTACCAGCAGGCCAAGCGGAACGGCCAGCTGACTGCGGACTCCCAGGCCATCCCGCTGATTGTCCGCTCCGGCACCTCGCTGGACCTCAAATACTCGGTGAAGATCGAGGAGATCGACGACTCCGGAAACGTCGTCAAGGACGTCGGCACGGTGACCCGTTCGCTGGACAAGGACTACCTGCCGTTCGTTTCCAAGTCACCGTTCGCGCTCTCGTGGCCCGGCTCGCAGGACTACTCCCAGCTTCTGGGAAACACCGGAAACTTCAGCCAGGGCCTGTACAACCCGGCAACCTGGAGCACGGACTTCGCGTCGGCACCCAAGTACACGGACGGCTCCACCGCCGGCAACGGCGCCGTGGACAAGACCGCCACGCCGGGGGAGTGGGTGACCGTCAACCGGCTCCCGGAGAAGGGTGCCAACAACGCGCCCGTGGACCAGACCCAGCGCGAGCCCGTCGACGAGCGGTCCTACCGCGAAAGCCTGGAGACCGGTACCAAGGTCGCCGCGCCGCTGGCCATGGTCTACGGCACGTTCGACGCCGACAAGGTCCAGGAAGCCGCGGGGGACATCAACCGGCTGCCCCTGGGCGGCTACGACCCCTCACCGATGACCCTGACCGAGGATGCCCAGGGCAACAAGGTGGAGGACACCGAACTCAAGCCGTCGTTGAGCGCCACGGGCCTGGTCAGCCAGTCCGCCGGCGCGATCACCGACTACTACGGCCTCGCCGCCGCCCGCGGTTACGAAGACAACGCTTCGGTCATCGACGCCGTCCGCGTCCGGGCCAAGGCGCCGGGCAGCTGGAAGGAGTCCCAGCCCGAGGTTGAGCAGCTCGCGGACGAAATCCGTGACATGGGCCTGGAAGCAACCGTCGTTGCCGGCTCGGCGCGTGAAGACGCCAACATCTTCGTGCCGGGCTACTCCAAGGACGGCGCCGGCAAGGAATCCGCGCTTGGCACCGTCACCCAGTCCTGGGTCCGCCAGGACGCCGCCGACGCGGTGTCCGGGTCCCTGACCGGAACGAACATCACGCTGTTGTTCCTCACCCTGTGCGGCGCAGCCCTGCTCACCGGCGCCTCCACCGTCAGCTACATCCGCCAGCGCCGCCGCGAAGCCGGCACCCTCCGTGCCATGGGCTGGACCCAGAACAGGATCCGGAGCTGGGTTCTTGCCGAATTTGCCGTGGGAGCCGCCCTCCTGGCGATTGCAGGAACCATCCTGAGCCTCGTCAGCTGGAACCTCGCAACGGTCATCGTTTCCGCATCGGTACTGGTGCTCTATGCCGCCGCAGCGTACTTCGCGGCGCGGCAGCTGAGGCACCGTGACGAGGTGGACCAGGAACCGCAGCACGACGAGCGGCTGATCGCCGTCGACTCCCCGCTCACGTTCGCCAACCGCCAGCTGAGCACCAACAAGTTCAACACCATCTCGCTGGCAGTTGCGGTGGGCGTCTTTGGCGCAGCCGTTGGCGGGCTGATCGCCCTGCTGATCGACATCCCCCGTGCCGCCGGTGCGAGTGCCCTGAGCGGGCTGGCTGCCGCCAGCGTGGCACTGCCCAGCATCATCCTGGCCTTGTCCGGCGTGGCAGTGGGACTGGTATTGACCCTCGTGACCGGGCGCTTTGAGCTCCAGGCCAAACGCCAGTACCTCGGCACGCTCGAAGCGATGGGTTGGAACCCGGACATGCTGGGCCAGGTCCGGCTGTTCGAAAACGCCCTCGTGGGCACGGTGGCCTTGCCGCTGGGCGTGGTCGGCGCCCTCGGCATCGGGCTCCTGCTCGCCCCCTATGCTGCGCTCTGGGCCGCCCTGGCCGGACTCGTGGCTGTACTTTGCTGGATTCCAATTGCAACGAAAGTGGTCCAATGA